The Papaver somniferum cultivar HN1 chromosome 3, ASM357369v1, whole genome shotgun sequence genome includes a region encoding these proteins:
- the LOC113360966 gene encoding glutathione S-transferase F13-like produces MPTACVMLCLAEKGLNFEFVHVDLSKGEHKSHSFLSKNPFGKIPVFQDGPITLFESRAITGYIAHKYKDLGTDLFRHDNIEEATMVGVWIEVESQHFSPPTTAIIFEMFIGPLFGHTTDQSVVNLNVEKLDKVFDVYEARLSNSKYLACDSFSLADLHHLTYIYYLMKIAPCADLINSRPHVKAWWQDISARPSFVKVAQGLTLGE; encoded by the exons ATGCCAACGGCATGTGTCATGCTTTGCCTTGCAGAGAAAGGCCTAAACTTTGAGTTTGTACATGTTGATCTCTCCAAAGGAGAACACAAATCCCATTCGTTTCTGTCAAAAAAT CCATTTGGAAAGATTCCGGTATTTCAAGATGGACCTATCACACTTTTCG AATCTCGAGCGATCACCGGATACATTGCTCACAAATACAAGGATCTTGGTACGGATCTGTTCAGACATGATAACATCGAAGAAGCTACAATGGTTGGAGTATGGATAGAAGTTGAATCACAACATTTCAGCCCTCCAACTACTGCTATCATTTTTGAAATGTTTATCGGGCCTCTTTTTGGCCACACAACTGACCAGTCAGTCGTAAATCTCAATGTAGAAAAGCTCGATAAGGTGTTTGATGTTTATGAAGCTAGACTTAGCAACTCTAAGTACCTTGCATGTGACTCATTCTCACTTGCAGATCTTCATCACCTGACTTACATTTACTACCTAATGAAGATTGCTCCTTGTGCCGATCTAATCAATTCTAGGCCTCATGTTAAGGCATGGTGGCAGGACATTTCAGCTAGACCATCCTTTGTTAAGGTTGCTCAAGGACTTACTTTGGGTGAATGA